One window from the genome of Paraneptunicella aestuarii encodes:
- a CDS encoding glycosyltransferase family protein, producing MDWINIVITGFDGLNSKLTGAGVVVRSIVEEFEQLIAESRVLTPSNTRLFALTAYLREDAPDLNRELRDETQAFCRKWNGDLITYRTYSDGYNRSQLWSPTQKGGGYNQWLSNSLSVANVAMMIERQYGQVLLITHDTPFAQVSRYLMPESNVKHFWVPHSMGAIFFDNWSKAKARFERVGLKHIVERGDSVGATTEEFDRTMRQEVKGIKKPLRSYLLSNNFISMKREMLDEERQSILARYQIPADKKLIFVWGRCVPQKGWDITLPTLKRFFETPEHQQQYHAVLLMPTGAMTNDYAQNALRLMDELSEQHCTKITTFDYDLPSAMLNSRNLDMVLLTSRWEGMSLVALEIYNTVKTSVAIVYSDIHYFNVIFPKMHNSFQMPEFSSDALYDTVIEAVETPRSEQPFEEMESAISTYAKAFDAELERK from the coding sequence TTGGATTGGATTAATATTGTCATTACCGGGTTTGATGGGCTGAATTCAAAGTTAACGGGGGCGGGCGTTGTTGTACGCTCTATCGTTGAAGAGTTTGAACAGCTCATTGCCGAATCCAGGGTTTTAACTCCTTCGAATACTCGCTTATTTGCGTTAACCGCTTATCTCAGAGAAGACGCTCCGGATCTTAATCGTGAATTACGAGACGAAACGCAGGCTTTTTGCCGCAAGTGGAACGGCGATCTGATTACTTATCGAACCTATTCGGATGGTTATAATCGCAGTCAGTTGTGGTCTCCAACGCAAAAAGGCGGAGGTTACAATCAGTGGCTGAGTAATAGCCTCTCTGTGGCGAACGTTGCCATGATGATTGAGCGTCAATATGGTCAGGTTTTACTTATTACGCACGACACTCCCTTTGCTCAGGTCTCCAGATATCTAATGCCCGAAAGTAACGTTAAACATTTTTGGGTGCCTCATAGTATGGGAGCGATATTTTTCGATAACTGGTCGAAAGCAAAAGCGAGATTTGAGCGAGTAGGGCTAAAACATATTGTCGAGCGAGGCGATTCTGTGGGGGCGACCACGGAAGAATTTGATCGCACCATGCGTCAGGAAGTTAAAGGTATTAAAAAACCTTTACGCAGTTATCTGTTAAGTAACAACTTTATTTCCATGAAGCGGGAAATGTTGGATGAAGAACGCCAATCAATTCTTGCCCGATACCAAATTCCGGCAGACAAAAAACTGATTTTTGTCTGGGGACGTTGCGTACCACAAAAAGGCTGGGATATCACTTTACCTACCTTAAAGCGTTTCTTTGAAACACCAGAGCATCAACAGCAATATCATGCCGTTTTGCTCATGCCTACGGGGGCAATGACTAACGATTATGCGCAGAATGCATTGCGTCTTATGGATGAATTGTCGGAACAACATTGCACTAAAATAACCACCTTCGACTATGACCTACCTTCCGCCATGTTAAACAGCCGCAATCTTGATATGGTGTTGTTAACATCGCGCTGGGAAGGCATGAGCCTTGTGGCATTGGAAATATACAATACGGTAAAAACCTCGGTTGCTATCGTTTATTCCGACATTCATTACTTCAATGTCATCTTTCCGAAAATGCATAACAGTTTTCAAATGCCGGAATTTAGTAGTGATGCGCTCTACGATACGGTTATTGAAGCGGTTGAAACGCCTCGTTCAGAGCAACCGTTTGAAGAAATGGAATCAGCGATTTCGACCTATGCCAAAGCGTTTGATGCAGAGTTAGAGAGAAAATAG
- a CDS encoding DNA/RNA non-specific endonuclease, protein MINRLLISLSFSLLVLLLTSCSGVKEIHQPEHASLSQSPVLQASPLQECAQVFIDSQPNMAPTVYDSSPLLPYGNNLQLCYPHAFALEYWTGNHSPRWAAFTLPLSDNMLTECSGEKLTEERFHVDAQFPENNLTADSYQGSDFVPELLVPELLFEGNPCAQYHARVLTNVTPQHQYLQPLWHELARQIQAWAKQSSKLYVVTGNAFQNFPYQAFEEFEQGKLNKDKLILGGTRIAAVSSDPASLNAMIKDDTLPTAYFALLYRPEQNGISEQMIGFLLPHTQQDLKLANDSIWSFVAPLETIETTSDVYFPGLKSHIDAPIKSDWFFKNRSIRSN, encoded by the coding sequence ATGATTAATCGATTGCTTATCTCTCTTTCTTTTTCCTTGCTTGTATTGTTATTAACTTCCTGCTCGGGAGTGAAAGAAATACATCAACCAGAGCATGCTTCCCTTTCACAAAGCCCTGTTTTACAAGCTTCGCCTTTACAGGAGTGCGCACAAGTTTTTATTGATAGTCAACCCAACATGGCTCCGACAGTTTATGACAGCAGCCCCTTACTTCCTTATGGCAATAACCTGCAACTATGTTACCCACACGCATTTGCATTGGAATATTGGACAGGAAACCATTCGCCCCGTTGGGCTGCGTTTACCTTGCCGCTTTCTGACAATATGTTGACCGAGTGTTCTGGCGAAAAGCTGACAGAAGAAAGGTTTCACGTAGACGCTCAATTTCCTGAGAACAATCTCACGGCTGACAGTTACCAAGGTTCTGATTTCGTACCTGAATTATTGGTTCCTGAATTGCTATTTGAAGGAAACCCTTGTGCTCAATATCATGCCAGAGTGCTAACTAATGTGACTCCACAACATCAATATTTACAGCCACTGTGGCATGAATTAGCCAGGCAAATTCAGGCGTGGGCTAAGCAGTCTTCCAAATTGTATGTGGTAACAGGCAATGCATTTCAGAACTTTCCTTATCAAGCGTTTGAGGAATTTGAACAAGGCAAGTTAAATAAAGATAAGCTGATATTGGGTGGAACCCGGATTGCTGCGGTTAGCTCTGATCCTGCGTCTTTAAACGCGATGATTAAAGATGACACATTGCCAACCGCTTATTTTGCGCTGTTATATCGTCCTGAACAGAATGGGATTTCAGAGCAAATGATTGGCTTCTTGTTACCTCATACCCAACAGGATCTTAAACTGGCTAACGATAGTATCTGGTCTTTTGTTGCGCCACTCGAAACTATCGAAACGACTTCTGATGTGTATTTTCCTGGACTGAAATCGCATATAGATGCGCCTATCAAGAGTGACTGGTTCTTTAAAAACCGATCAATCAGGAGTAATTAA
- a CDS encoding amidohydrolase family protein yields the protein MSVNVLRKICGISLLGIGFTLSSSPYCEVLQFKNVNVITMEQEQVLDGYQVIVNNGVITAIKPDSEAAPENIDRVIDAKGYYMLPGLSDTHFHQHGGDYHEYQLQFKSLIANGVTNVRSMAEWSEQDTIAIRYSADANKILAPYYYTTGPQLAHYNMKNPQDAINMVRFHKDRGYDFIKVHGDFDTETYFTLLREAEREGIPVTGHAQRKQPLEYSLRMYGLAHMEELVVVLSDEENLKIVDLDPETAKSIAQQVKDSGIFISPTLSIIAGIQNYTDDAKFEKMKAKEASKYISWKEYERFTNPENQTYYSPFFRTEKVLKYVDDLIKANTILTKYLNDAGVPLLVGTDNYGFQITGFSIHDELQLMHEAGMSNYDVLKAATINSARFLKRQSTAGTISVGKEAEFILLSENPLSDIKNTKSIQGVMLRNQYFDRAGLDAMLDEVLKARQAEFEDAAQAASKKAQQ from the coding sequence ATGTCAGTAAATGTATTGCGTAAAATTTGTGGGATATCGTTACTTGGTATCGGATTTACTTTGAGTTCATCGCCTTATTGTGAAGTATTGCAATTCAAAAATGTGAATGTCATTACCATGGAGCAGGAACAGGTTTTAGATGGTTACCAGGTTATTGTGAATAATGGAGTTATCACAGCAATAAAGCCCGATTCAGAAGCAGCGCCAGAGAATATTGATCGAGTGATTGATGCTAAGGGGTATTATATGCTTCCGGGCTTGTCCGATACTCATTTTCACCAACACGGTGGCGATTATCATGAATATCAGTTGCAATTTAAGTCATTGATTGCAAACGGAGTTACCAATGTTCGCAGTATGGCGGAGTGGTCAGAGCAAGATACCATAGCAATACGTTATAGTGCAGATGCAAACAAGATCCTTGCTCCTTATTACTATACAACCGGGCCTCAATTAGCCCATTACAATATGAAGAACCCACAGGATGCAATCAATATGGTTCGTTTCCATAAAGATCGGGGGTATGACTTTATTAAAGTACATGGGGATTTTGATACTGAAACCTATTTTACCTTATTAAGAGAAGCTGAAAGGGAAGGTATTCCGGTTACAGGACATGCACAACGAAAGCAACCTCTTGAATATTCTTTACGTATGTATGGATTGGCACATATGGAAGAATTGGTGGTGGTGTTATCCGACGAAGAAAATTTAAAAATTGTCGATTTAGATCCTGAAACAGCAAAATCAATTGCTCAACAGGTTAAAGATAGTGGCATTTTTATTTCACCCACATTAAGCATTATCGCTGGAATTCAAAATTATACTGACGATGCTAAATTTGAAAAAATGAAAGCAAAGGAAGCGTCTAAATATATTTCATGGAAGGAATATGAGCGTTTTACCAACCCAGAGAATCAAACCTATTACAGTCCATTCTTTAGAACCGAGAAAGTTTTGAAGTATGTGGATGATCTGATTAAAGCAAATACAATTTTAACCAAATATCTCAATGATGCGGGTGTTCCTCTTTTAGTGGGCACTGATAATTATGGTTTTCAGATTACAGGTTTCTCGATTCATGACGAGCTTCAGCTCATGCATGAGGCAGGGATGTCAAATTACGATGTGCTAAAAGCAGCGACGATTAATAGTGCTCGTTTCCTTAAGCGTCAGAGTACAGCAGGTACTATTAGTGTTGGGAAAGAAGCGGAATTTATTTTGCTATCTGAGAATCCTCTTTCAGACATTAAAAATACCAAGTCAATTCAAGGTGTTATGTTGAGAAATCAATACTTCGATAGAGCAGGACTGGATGCCATGCTTGATGAAGTATTGAAGGCTCGACAAGCGGAATTTGAAGACGCAGCACAAGCAGCAAGCAAAAAAGCACAGCAATAA
- a CDS encoding thymidine phosphorylase family protein, producing MIKKQHLLKVLDMGIDTHQEPVVFIRSDCHVCKSEGFTASNRVAVSTNGFKMLATLNVVEGDIIPKGYAGFSKAAIKRLKALPGDDVQFSHPPVLPSLGYVRKKIFGEKLSKPEIEAIVKDISDHQYRDIEIASFLAICAGGRLDADEITDLTMAMVNCGKRLSWNGQKKIMDKHCVGGVPGNRTTPLVVSIVSAAGLIIPKTSSRAITSPAGTADTVETLTEVNLSMEDMQRVVAETGGCLAWGGAVNLSPADDLLIRIEQALDLDGEGQLIASMLSKKIASGSTHAIIDIPVGDTAKVRTQKDVDRLADLFYRVGTACGLKVRCIITDGSKPVGFGIGPVEEARDLLAVLNGEPEAPRDLREKSILLSAHLLDLANNDEQSRDLSKCIEQATQILDSGLAKQQFEKIAQAQGGLKTLPDAGFFHMETAPISGTITAFDNRKLARLAKLAGAPFTKASGLRLHATVGDVVRTGAPLFTIYSNSSGELDYAMRYYQDNPDLVCIQP from the coding sequence TTGATCAAGAAACAGCATCTCCTGAAAGTGCTCGATATGGGTATTGATACCCATCAGGAACCTGTCGTATTTATTCGTTCTGACTGCCACGTGTGTAAGTCGGAAGGGTTTACGGCCAGTAACCGTGTTGCTGTATCAACCAATGGGTTCAAGATGCTTGCAACTCTGAATGTTGTTGAAGGAGATATCATTCCCAAGGGATATGCCGGTTTTTCCAAAGCCGCGATTAAGCGTCTTAAAGCCTTACCCGGTGACGATGTGCAATTCTCTCATCCACCGGTTTTACCTTCTTTAGGCTATGTACGAAAAAAGATTTTTGGCGAAAAGCTCAGCAAGCCTGAAATAGAAGCCATCGTAAAAGACATTAGTGACCATCAATATCGAGATATTGAGATTGCCAGTTTTCTTGCTATTTGTGCCGGTGGTCGATTGGATGCCGATGAAATTACTGATTTAACCATGGCGATGGTGAATTGTGGCAAGAGGCTGTCGTGGAATGGTCAGAAAAAAATTATGGACAAACATTGTGTCGGTGGTGTTCCCGGCAACAGAACCACACCTTTGGTGGTCTCCATTGTAAGCGCCGCTGGTTTGATTATTCCTAAAACCTCTTCGCGCGCCATTACTTCTCCTGCTGGAACGGCGGATACAGTTGAAACACTAACTGAAGTGAACTTGAGCATGGAAGACATGCAGCGCGTCGTTGCCGAAACGGGTGGCTGTTTAGCCTGGGGCGGCGCGGTTAATTTAAGCCCTGCTGATGACTTGCTCATTCGTATTGAGCAAGCGCTGGATCTTGATGGTGAAGGGCAATTGATTGCGTCCATGTTATCCAAAAAAATCGCCAGCGGTTCGACCCATGCCATTATTGATATTCCGGTTGGTGACACAGCCAAAGTACGCACTCAGAAAGATGTCGATCGTTTAGCTGACTTGTTCTACAGGGTAGGAACGGCATGTGGTTTAAAAGTGCGTTGCATCATTACTGATGGCAGCAAGCCTGTCGGTTTTGGCATTGGCCCGGTTGAAGAAGCCAGAGACTTATTGGCTGTGTTGAATGGTGAACCGGAAGCTCCCAGGGATTTAAGAGAAAAGTCCATATTATTGTCGGCTCATTTGCTGGATTTGGCGAATAACGACGAACAAAGCCGTGATCTTTCCAAGTGTATCGAACAGGCAACCCAGATACTCGACAGCGGATTAGCCAAGCAACAGTTTGAAAAAATCGCCCAGGCACAAGGTGGTTTGAAAACTCTGCCCGACGCGGGTTTCTTCCATATGGAAACCGCGCCAATATCCGGCACCATTACAGCGTTTGACAACCGTAAGTTAGCCCGTTTGGCGAAACTGGCTGGTGCGCCGTTTACTAAAGCATCTGGACTTAGATTACACGCTACTGTCGGCGATGTTGTCAGGACAGGCGCGCCATTGTTTACCATTTATAGTAATAGTAGTGGCGAATTGGATTATGCCATGCGCTACTACCAGGATAACCCTGATCTGGTTTGTATTCAGCCTTAG
- a CDS encoding ribose-phosphate diphosphokinase → MFQDSPGNLVLFAPTQHSMCYSLSQHLGAEVGEIEHRQFPDGETYLRVLNNVKGKKCVILLDLVNPNPKYLPLIFLSNTLRDLGAESVGLVAPYLSYMRQDKRFNEGEAVSSRIFAKALSHHVDWMVTVDPHLHRFASLDEIYSIPTVVVQAAPAIAEWLKGESEVMLVGPDAESQQWVEQIASISEHPFIIGEKKREGDREVHITFEAIENNLPKKVVIIDDVISSGHTILQCVNELKTLGVQNISCATVHGIFAEDADSMLILSGLTELVTCNTVAHHSNRIDVSRFIADAVYQCL, encoded by the coding sequence ATGTTTCAAGATTCACCAGGTAATCTGGTTTTGTTTGCTCCGACTCAGCACTCAATGTGTTATTCATTAAGTCAGCATTTGGGAGCCGAAGTCGGCGAAATAGAACATCGGCAGTTTCCTGATGGAGAAACTTACTTACGTGTACTCAATAATGTGAAGGGTAAAAAGTGCGTTATTTTATTGGACTTGGTAAACCCTAATCCCAAGTATTTGCCACTTATCTTTTTGTCTAACACATTACGAGATCTTGGCGCTGAATCGGTGGGATTAGTTGCTCCTTATCTCAGTTATATGCGCCAGGACAAACGCTTTAATGAAGGTGAGGCAGTGAGTTCTCGTATTTTTGCCAAAGCTTTATCTCATCATGTTGACTGGATGGTGACCGTTGACCCACATTTACACCGCTTTGCCAGCCTGGATGAAATCTACAGTATTCCAACCGTGGTTGTGCAAGCAGCGCCTGCCATTGCCGAATGGCTGAAAGGTGAATCAGAAGTTATGCTGGTTGGCCCTGACGCTGAAAGCCAGCAATGGGTTGAGCAGATCGCCAGTATTTCAGAGCACCCTTTTATCATTGGTGAAAAAAAGCGGGAAGGGGATCGCGAAGTTCATATCACCTTTGAAGCGATAGAAAATAACCTGCCGAAAAAGGTCGTGATTATCGATGATGTCATTTCCAGCGGACATACCATTTTGCAATGCGTCAATGAGCTCAAAACACTGGGTGTTCAGAATATCAGTTGTGCTACTGTTCATGGTATTTTTGCCGAAGATGCGGATTCCATGTTGATTCTCTCGGGACTAACTGAGCTGGTTACTTGCAATACGGTTGCTCATCATAGTAATCGAATCGATGTCAGTCGCTTTATTGCTGACGCGGTTTATCAATGTCTTTAA
- a CDS encoding NADPH-dependent FMN reductase: MKLKIVTGSNRQNSNSSKIANIIKERCLAKASFSEINELNFAETDIPHWNEDYWTSSEEWAPIKRDVIAPLRDDDAFVIITPEYSGMATGLIKNFFLMCSARELGHKPALIVSVSSGIGGSYPVAELRMSSYKNTRICYIPDHVIVRNADDFSDENPASERLTYGLDILAEYSKALKGVRESGVVNHKDFPYGL; the protein is encoded by the coding sequence GTGAAATTAAAAATAGTAACAGGCAGCAACAGACAGAATTCCAATAGCAGTAAAATTGCCAACATCATTAAAGAACGTTGCCTGGCAAAGGCAAGCTTTAGTGAGATCAACGAGTTAAACTTTGCTGAAACTGACATTCCCCATTGGAATGAAGATTATTGGACAAGTTCTGAAGAGTGGGCTCCAATAAAGCGCGATGTTATTGCTCCACTACGTGACGATGATGCATTTGTCATTATCACGCCAGAATACTCAGGAATGGCAACTGGATTAATTAAGAACTTCTTTTTAATGTGTAGTGCTCGTGAGCTTGGTCACAAACCAGCGCTCATCGTTTCAGTTTCCTCTGGTATTGGCGGTTCTTACCCTGTGGCAGAATTACGCATGAGCAGCTACAAAAATACTCGTATTTGCTATATTCCAGACCACGTCATTGTTCGCAATGCGGATGATTTCTCAGATGAAAATCCAGCCAGTGAAAGACTCACTTACGGTTTGGACATTTTGGCTGAATATTCAAAAGCATTAAAAGGTGTTAGAGAATCTGGCGTGGTTAACCATAAAGACTTCCCATACGGTCTATAA
- the ribA gene encoding GTP cyclohydrolase II, translated as MSEGFTVTVRTRVNIPVINGKYFADLISFNGLRDSKEHLVLGFGDWESHEVPNIRIHSECLTGDVFGSMKCDCGAQLHEAIENFGNDHGILLYMRHEGRGIGLYNKLEAYVLQQKGFDTFQANQMLHFPDDMRDYEPAAGMLKALGITNVRLLSNNPDKASQLEKYGINVIEKQSTGVYCNEHNQKYLRSKAEYSKHDIQFDPSI; from the coding sequence ATGTCTGAAGGTTTTACTGTTACAGTCCGAACCCGTGTCAATATTCCTGTTATTAATGGAAAGTATTTCGCTGATTTAATCAGTTTTAATGGGTTAAGAGATAGTAAAGAACATTTGGTTTTAGGGTTCGGTGATTGGGAAAGTCATGAAGTTCCCAATATTCGAATACACTCTGAATGTTTAACCGGTGATGTGTTTGGTTCCATGAAATGTGACTGCGGTGCGCAGTTGCATGAAGCTATCGAAAATTTCGGTAATGACCACGGTATATTGTTATACATGCGTCATGAAGGGCGAGGCATCGGTTTATATAACAAATTGGAAGCCTATGTATTGCAACAAAAAGGCTTTGATACCTTTCAGGCCAATCAAATGCTGCATTTTCCTGATGATATGCGTGATTACGAGCCGGCCGCTGGTATGTTAAAAGCTCTGGGCATAACCAATGTTCGCTTGCTTTCCAACAACCCGGATAAAGCCAGTCAATTAGAAAAATACGGCATTAATGTGATTGAAAAGCAATCTACTGGCGTATATTGCAATGAGCATAATCAGAAGTATTTACGCTCTAAAGCCGAATACAGTAAGCACGACATTCAGTTTGATCCGTCCATATAA
- a CDS encoding TauD/TfdA family dioxygenase, with protein sequence MTVSTTQPPFQRRKTSRRTAISLDSQELVSFKALFSDQSDNESGNDNDHDKSALLVQANVPGIQLAEWCKDKLSLLNDKLYQHGAILFRGFAVEHDDDFVRYLKTMPYELLGYLERSTPRKEVSTRVYTSTVYPAEESIVLHNENSAANTVALRLWFYCSLPSPVGGATPIADSRKILSSIDPEIVEKFKRLGWMLVRNYTEQFGYRWQDAFDGMSRADVEQYCDNNHIEWEWKSDSHLWTRQTRSAVMSHPHTGEESWFNHMAFWHRANLPPLVLQQMIAEVGNDGLPYDTLFGDGSRIPDDVAHHIRDAYLKQKRLFQWQKGDVLAIDNLLCSHGREPFAGERRVRVAMAEAYTRPIFSPSK encoded by the coding sequence ATGACTGTTTCTACAACACAACCACCTTTTCAACGTCGGAAAACCTCTCGAAGGACGGCTATTAGTCTCGATAGTCAGGAGTTGGTGAGCTTTAAAGCACTATTTTCTGACCAGAGTGATAACGAAAGCGGAAACGACAACGATCATGATAAAAGCGCGCTGCTCGTGCAAGCGAATGTACCCGGAATTCAATTAGCAGAATGGTGTAAGGACAAGCTTTCGTTGCTTAATGACAAGCTCTATCAACACGGCGCTATTTTGTTTCGAGGCTTTGCGGTTGAGCACGATGATGATTTTGTTCGCTATCTGAAGACCATGCCTTATGAGTTGTTAGGTTATTTGGAGCGCTCTACTCCCAGAAAAGAGGTTTCAACTCGCGTTTATACTTCAACGGTTTATCCGGCAGAAGAATCCATTGTCTTACATAATGAAAACTCTGCCGCCAACACCGTAGCTTTACGCCTTTGGTTTTATTGCTCGTTACCATCTCCTGTTGGGGGAGCAACGCCCATAGCGGATTCACGCAAAATACTCAGTTCTATCGACCCGGAAATCGTCGAAAAATTTAAGCGTTTAGGCTGGATGCTGGTTCGTAACTATACCGAGCAATTCGGTTATCGTTGGCAAGATGCGTTTGATGGTATGAGCCGGGCTGATGTGGAACAGTATTGCGATAACAACCACATTGAATGGGAATGGAAAAGTGACAGCCATCTTTGGACGCGTCAAACCCGTTCCGCTGTCATGTCTCATCCTCATACTGGTGAAGAGTCCTGGTTTAATCATATGGCATTTTGGCATAGAGCCAATTTGCCTCCTCTGGTATTGCAACAAATGATCGCAGAGGTGGGGAATGATGGGTTGCCCTACGACACCCTGTTTGGTGATGGTAGCCGTATTCCCGATGACGTTGCGCACCACATTCGAGATGCCTATCTCAAACAAAAACGTCTGTTTCAATGGCAAAAAGGCGATGTTTTAGCGATTGACAACCTGCTGTGTAGTCATGGTCGAGAGCCTTTTGCTGGTGAACGAAGAGTCAGAGTGGCTATGGCTGAAGCCTACACTCGACCAATATTTTCTCCCTCAAAATAA
- a CDS encoding LPO_1073/Vpar_1526 family protein yields the protein MMNKQSQKGGDSSTNIQTEQMIVQVGIDEKRAREIYQEMNLQLKKDYTEEALKIANTRVLEFENLLMPKMESVEGALEIFADPSFQILLVDAQKTVASTERTADYELLSELLIHRFQRGENRIVRAGISRAVEIVDKISDDALIGLTAFHAVSSFLPSTGDIFQGIDRLDDLFGKILYGSLPSGMDWLDHLDILDAVRLSSFGGLKKIEQYYSEQLPGYVDAGIRKDSDDYNKALEILKAEALSHTIMVEHALNPNYVRIPVPDRQQIGSISLIQQVIHEGSLIQLPVAPSEEQKDAMNSVYDLYDKDPSIKTENIRLLIENIDKRKNLNTLKEWWNSLNVGIQITAVGKVLAHSNAQRCDKNLPPLN from the coding sequence ATGATGAATAAGCAAAGTCAAAAAGGGGGGGATAGCTCAACTAACATTCAGACCGAGCAAATGATCGTGCAAGTTGGAATTGATGAAAAGCGTGCTCGCGAAATTTATCAAGAAATGAATCTTCAGCTAAAGAAAGATTACACTGAAGAAGCGCTAAAAATTGCAAATACAAGAGTTTTAGAGTTTGAAAATTTACTCATGCCTAAGATGGAAAGTGTCGAAGGTGCATTAGAGATATTCGCGGATCCTAGCTTTCAAATTTTACTCGTTGATGCGCAAAAGACAGTAGCCTCTACTGAAAGAACTGCTGACTATGAGCTCCTTTCCGAGTTGTTAATACATAGATTTCAGAGAGGTGAAAACCGTATTGTGAGAGCTGGAATTAGTCGAGCCGTAGAGATTGTAGATAAAATTTCTGATGATGCTTTAATTGGATTAACAGCATTTCATGCTGTAAGTTCATTCCTCCCTTCGACTGGAGATATTTTTCAAGGAATAGATCGACTAGATGACTTGTTCGGAAAGATATTATACGGGTCTTTACCATCAGGTATGGATTGGTTGGATCACTTAGACATTTTAGATGCTGTTCGCCTGAGTTCATTTGGTGGCTTAAAGAAAATCGAGCAATACTACTCTGAACAGCTACCTGGATATGTGGATGCTGGAATTAGAAAGGATTCGGACGACTATAATAAGGCACTGGAAATTCTTAAAGCTGAAGCTTTATCTCATACAATAATGGTTGAGCATGCATTGAATCCTAATTATGTAAGAATTCCGGTGCCGGACCGGCAGCAAATTGGATCTATTAGTTTAATTCAGCAAGTAATTCATGAGGGTAGTCTTATTCAGTTGCCCGTTGCACCTTCAGAAGAGCAAAAGGATGCAATGAACTCGGTATATGATCTGTATGACAAAGACCCGAGTATAAAGACTGAAAACATTCGTTTATTGATAGAAAATATAGATAAAAGAAAAAACTTAAATACTCTAAAAGAATGGTGGAACAGCTTGAATGTAGGCATTCAAATAACAGCTGTCGGAAAGGTGTTAGCGCATTCAAATGCGCAGAGATGCGATAAAAATCTACCGCCGCTCAACTAA